In Cutaneotrichosporon cavernicola HIS019 DNA, chromosome: 1, one DNA window encodes the following:
- a CDS encoding uncharacterized protein (PIN domain-like protein), which produces MGVHGLQTFLKENRQSLCRSIVLDPDGASTRPPLPLVVDAWGIIYHLYLDALPCASGGEYFQFYRLVRRLVRAWRTVGIEPIFVFDGASPPEKHNTLLGRMQQGVETARLFYTTRPESRSSPVGQKGYSLLPPFTSHTFAAALASLKVETHFVPRGEADGECVVLAASIGGYVLGKDTDFVILGSAAEMKGYIPLDLMEWVEAAPDADAENNGGGFTTVSGRKKGRARSASRLLPRTSGATLILPAFTSVALARRLRLPTTMLPLLASLAGNDYSGGAGMGTGKFSDRIDRIARILRETQARPGSHTADTAYELVARVVRKLHIRPYVDERELAETVEAVVNSTIQYVLPTPVCCEVYPFCGELDGGCAARTSRVATPVEGELPKTGAPEAYAAAQRRGHLNLVTSAWLHPDRVYLWGVLENPSGPSARAGRIPTAARRVTYAIVDAALGLRWSGPSDQELDVARQDPEAAELLGGLSIQSSEVQEEGEEQLEVEAEANPGPKPAAKVPEEEVSPRRVVTEYLRQGSSTRVGGRELELPPPEDDKGPLCLEPLEKRLEAYLDALGANPAIASLPTKLQPLACALRICVLSSAESDPNGLAGRRWRRAELESVARAAIGCMHGWDEDEDEEDDDAVSVKSSVGDDNYPLLTNRNAELVSQFSAALLDTLALAQALLLTPDEGEDLTHLTPYVFVSGSALHSLLGGVEPARGSGWRWSPTWEHELHRTIAAVLDGTKDALAVAVSPKKKKKEKKVETKGTGGGGGGGGRFDLLLGEAM; this is translated from the exons ATGGGCGTTCACGGCCTCCAGACCTTCCTCAAGGAGAACCGGCAGAGCCTATGCCGCTCGATCGTACTGGACCCAGACGGGGCGAGCACCCGcccgccgctcccgctcgTTGTCGATGCGTGGGG CATCATCTACCACCTGTACCTTGACGCGCTGCCGTGTGCGAGCGGCGGTGAGTATTTCCAGTTCTATAGGCTAGTCCGGCGCCTCGTACGTGCTTGGCGAACGGTCGGGATCGAGCCTATCTTCGTGTTTGATGGCGCGTCGCCTCCCGAGAAACACAATACCCTACTGGGGCGGATGCAGCAGGGCGTCGAAACCGCCAGACTGTTCTACACTACTCGACCGGAGAGCCGTTCTTCACCGGTGGGACAGAAGGGATATTCTCTATTGCCGCCATTTACCAGCCACACCTTTGCTGCCGCACTTGCCAgcctcaaggtcgagaCGCACTTTGTTCCCCGAGGTGAGGCTGATGGCGAATGCGTCGTTCTCGCGGCCTCGATTGGGGGATACGTCCTGGGAAAGGACACGGACTTTGTTATCCTCGGATCGGCGGCCGAGATGAAGGGATACATCCCCCTCGACCTGATGGAATgggtcgaggccgcccccgacgccgacgccgagaatAATGGAGGGGGCTTCACGACTGTTTCTGGACGTAAGAAGgggcgcgcgcggtccgcgtcccgcctccttccccgcACATCTGGGGCAACGCTAATCCTTCCCGCCTTCACGAGTGTCGCCTTAGCGCGTCGCCTTCGCCTGCCGACTACCATGCTTCCTCTGCTGGCGAGTTTGGCGGGGAACGACTactcgggcggcgcgggcatGGGTACCGGCAAGTTCAGTGACCGTATCGACCGCATCGCGCGTATTTTGCGCGAAACACAGGCCCGACCAGGCTCCCATACGGCGGATACGGCAtatgagctcgtcgcgcgggTCGTGCGTAAACTCCATATCCGGCCTTATGTcgatgagcgcgagctcgccgagacAGTAGAGGCCGTTGTCAACTCTACGATTCAGTACGTTCTTCCTACGCCCGTGTGCTGTGAGGTGTATCCGTTCTgcggcgagctcgatggCGGGTGCGCAGCGCGCACGTCGCGCGTCGCTACCCctgtcgagggcgagttACCAAAGACCGGAGCGCCGGAGGCGTACGCGGCCGCCCAGAGGAGGGGACACCTCAACCTCGTTACGTCTGCGTGGTTACACCCCGACAGGGTGTATTTGTGgggcgtcctcgagaaTCCATCCGGTccctcggcgcgggcagGGAGGATACCGACCGCAGCGCGACGGGTGACATACGCCATCGTCGATGCGGCATTGGGATTGCGTTGGTCAGGTCCAAGCGACCAGGAACTCGACGTGGCGAGGCAGGACCCCGAAGCCGCCGAGCTACTTGGTGGACTGTCGATCCAGTCGTCCGAGGTCcaagaggaaggggaggaacAACTGgaagtcgaggccgaggcgaaCCCGGGCCCGAAACCCGCGGCCAAAGTgccggaggaggaggtttCGCCGCGCCGTGTCGTGACCGAGTACCTGCGGCAGGGGAGCAGCACGCGTGTCGGCgggcgcgagctcgagctccccCCACCCGAAGATGACAAGGGTCCACTATGCCTCGAGCCCCTTGAGAAACGACTAGAAGCGTATCTCGACGCTCTGGGCGCCAATCCCGCCATTGCCTCCCTCCCTACAAAATTACAACCACTAGCTTGCGCGCTGCGGATATGTGTCCTCTCCTCGGCTGAGTCGGATCCAAACGGCCTTGCCGGtcgccgctggcgtcgtgccgagctcgaaTCCGtggcccgcgccgccattGGATGCATGCACGGttgggacgaggacgaggacgaggaagacgacgacgctgtGTCCGTCAAATCGAGTGTAGGGGACGACAACTATCCCCTCCTGACGAACCGGAATGCAGAGCTAGTTTCACAATTCTCAGCGGCATTGCTCGACACGCTGGCGTTGGCgcaggcgctcctcctcacccctgatgagggggaggacCTGACACACCTCACGCCATACGTGTTCGTCTCGGGGTCTGCTTTACACTCTTTGCTGGGCGGGGTTGAGCCGGCCCGCGGGAGTGGGTGGCGATGGAGCCCGACTTGGGAACATGAGTTGCATCGTACAATCGCGGCTGTGCTTGATGGGACCAAGGACGCGCTGGCCGTCGCTGTGTCcccgaagaagaagaagaaggagaagaaggtggAGACGAAGGGTacaggaggaggaggagggggaggtgggaggttCGATCTGttgctcggcgaggcgatgtag
- a CDS encoding uncharacterized protein (2OG-Fe(II) oxygenase superfamily), producing MTNAHPAFRQAEKHFKNRATHALPALRNVPPALCRPVLDLSRPDSCEDDEVWLAGWWGRAYEPPVTGQRPRKTKERPRGERAPHPNHEAEGVRSISLADGKIGYVVSDGCVLIPGHFDTAAQEALLTASLAEYTRPPNPLSLDTHYALPINMFELYASAPDRPVLPRHLELDEDERASRTEEAQRTAGTRPLIETAPAFTMGFDEVKRRNATWTGDAMSLKAGTKSVGALMKEIRWANLGWVYQWSTKSYDFSTDTPIPFPPDLAKQCREVVNIVPWDQVYAGTEAENTPNFAAWSEDYEPDTGIVNFYQLNDTLMAHVDRSELDNSRPLVSISLGHAALFLLGSGDRADPPRPLILRSGDVLIMSGRGRQAYHGVPRILEDSLPAHLRPREDDSPTLAAVKRWISTARINVNARQVFPPGFKPVA from the exons ATGACCAACGCGCACCCAGCGTTCCGCCAGGCCGAGAAGCACTTCAAGAACCGTGCGACGCACGCGCTGCCCGCGCTGCGCAACGTGCCACCAGCCCTATGCAGGCCTGTGCTCGACCTCTCGCGCCCCGACTCGTgtgaggacgacgaggtgtgGCTTGCAGGCTGGTGGGGACGAGCGTACGAGCCGCCCGTCACTGGCCAGAGGCCGCGAAAGACGAAGGAACGcccgcgcggcgagcgggcCCCGCACCCAAACCACGAAGCGGAGGGCGTACGCTCTATCAGTCTCGCTGATGGGAAGATAGGCTATGTCGTCTCCGACG gctgCGTGTTGATACCGGGCCACTTTGATACTGCGGCTCAAGAGGCGCTCCTCACCGCGTCGTTGGCCGAGTACACGCGCCCACCTAATCCGCTGAGTCTCGATACGCACTACGCTCTCCCAATCAACATGTTTGAGCTGTACGCCTCTGCACCCGACAGACCCGTTCTGCCGCGccacctcgagctcgatgaggatgagcgcGCCTCACGCACGGAGGAAGCGCAGCGGACAGCTGGCACGCGGCCACTCATCGAAACTGCGCCGGCGTTCACGATGGGTtttgacgaggtcaagcgcCGCAACGCGACGTGGACGGGCGACGCGATGAGTCTCAAGGCTGGGACCAAGAGCGTCGGGGCGCTCATGAAGGAGATACGCTGGGCCAACCTCGGATGGGTGTACCAA TGGTCGACCAAGTCGTACGACTTCTCGACAGACACACCGATCCCGTTCCCGCCCGATCTGGCCAAGCAGTGCCGCGAGGTTGTCAACATCGTCCCCTGGGACCAGGTGTATGCCggcaccgaggccgagaacaCGCCTAACTTTGCAGCCTGGTCGGAGGACTACG AGCCAGACACCGGCATCGTCAACTTCTACCAGCTGAACGACACGCTCATGGCGCACGTTGACCGCTCCGAGCTGGACAACAGCAGGCCACTCGTCTCCATTTC actCGGCCACGCGGCTCTCTTCCTCCTGGGCTCTGGTGACCGCGCCGACCCGCCACGCCCGCTCATACTCCGTTCTGGTGACGTGCTCATCATGTCTGGTCGCGGACGGCAGGCGTATCACGGCGTTCCGAGGATATTGGAGGATTCGCTCCCTGCGCATTTGCGTCCTCGAGAAGACGACTCTCCCACTCTCGCTGCCGTAAAGCGGTGGATCTCGACCGCCAGAATCAACGTCAATGCGCGTCAGGTCTTCCCGCCCGGCTTCAAGCCCGTCGCATGA